ATCAGCGATTATTATCTCTGGCCGCATCACTATCGCCCTTGCGATTGCCACTCTTTGCTGTTCCCCACCAGAGAGTTGTCGCGGAAAGCTATCTGATTTTTCTGACAGATTAACAAGTTGTAAAACATAAGGGACATCCTCTTCTATTATCTCATCAGGGACACCACACGCCTCCATCACAAATGCGACATTTTCAAACACCGTTTTGTTTTTAAGCAGACGAAAATCTTGGAATATGGCACCAATCTGCCTCCTGTAATCTATAAGTTCCCCTTTTGAAAGATTGTGTATATCAATTTCATCTACAAACACCTCACCAAAAGTTGGCTCCTCCTCCGTCAGCAAAAGTTTCAGGAGAGTTGTCTTGCCCGATCCAGAATAACCAGTCAATGTTATAAATTCATTATTACCCACCCTGAAAGAAACATTGTGAAGGGCGTTTGTATTGTCATATTCTTTTGTTACTCCTTTGAATTCTATTTTTGCCATTTCAAGTATTTTAACCTATTTTATATAGATATGTAAATAAAAACACTCCGCCATTACTGGTAAGGAGTGTTTGTAGCCAAAAATTGACTATTTTTTGGAAAATATGGGGTCCTCTACCTTGGTTAAGAGCGACGTGTTGGGTTTTACGCTACCTTTCCTTTCATTCTGTGAAAAAAAAGAACTTTCGGCAAAGAACCCCACACAAATAGGATATATTATGCCCTTGGGTTTGTCAATTTATTAAAATTGTGTGGGTAGATGTGGGGTCCTCTACCTTTAAAACCCTCACGGGCTCACAACAACTTTCAGACATCGGCAGAGAACCCCACAACAATAAAGGTATATTATGCCCTTGGTCTTGTCAATTTATTAAAATATAGAAAGTGTGCAGGACCTTCTATAGCCTCGTCCTTAGTCGGATGGGTTTGCGGGATGAAACCACCCGACGCACAATAAAAAATCCTGCACGAATAAAAGTGTATTAAACTTTTTTTAATTTGTCAAATTTATTGAAATTGTGTAAATAGAAAATATGGGGTCTCCTACTTTACCGGTTGGCAGAGACGAAATCGGTAAAGCAAAAGACCCCATAAGTAGATGGTATGGCTTACTTTTTAATTTGTCAAACTGATAAAATAAAGACAGATTTTGGTTTTGTACCAGAAACCAATTCTATGCTATCCTTGTAAGTGAAGCGAATGTAGCTCAGTTGGTTAGAGCACTCCACTGATAATGGAGAGGTCGTAGGTTCAAATCCTACCATTCGCACAAACATTTCGCTTAACACACAAAATAAAAGGAGTTCTGGCTCGCTACCGACAGAACCAATCGCGATAGCGATTTGGGTTTTGCGAAGCAAAACTTGGCGGGTGGAGCAGCGAGCGACAGCGAGCGCCGGAACCAAAACAAAAATGTATAATTTCTTTAACATTTTTGTTTTGGTTTGGTACCGTCAAGTGAGATTCCTACCATTCGCACAAACATTTCGCTCTTGTAAAGATTAACGCCCCGAACGAAATTAATCGTTCGGGGCGTGTGGATTGCTCGCCACAACCTTCTCCTCACTTGGGATCCAGTTCTGTGGGATCGCTACCGCCTTCTGCAAGCGGAGGTCCTGCTTGGGGGGTTGTTTCACCAAAATCTAACCCAAAGTCTGTAGGCACAATTGTCCCGTCATGCATTTGTCCTTCTTCATCTCCATTATTTTTCTTTTCCATAAAGTTGATGAAAAAATTGCTCGCACAAAACAAAAGTGCCCCATCAATGAGCGCGAGACCCGACAAAAAAAGCAAGGAGTCATCGTCTTTGAAGAAAGCCCATAAAAGACCAGCGATAAAAGCAAGGAAAGCTGTAAGAAAGCAAAAGTAGGTTAGATGCTCTACAGTTTGCTTAATCACTGTCTCTTCATATGAATCATGGATACACAAACCAAGACGAACAAGGATGTATACACAAAGAGACATTACAAACGCCAAGCTGATTGATGAAATAAAAGGCAAAAGCAGAATTGCTCCACATGCAACCACAGTTGACGGAAGCAACAACGGAAGCAGAAAAGCTTGTTTTTGTTCCAACATATCGTTTTCCTCCTAAAAAGATCACCATTATTACTATACACTATAATTTCCACTTTGACAAAAAGCGAAATTATGCCAAAATGAGATTGGTGAACCTATGGTTCATTGTTCCTCACACACCCCCATCCAAGACCAACGAACACCATGTTGCATCGTGAGCTATATGCCTGCGTTGCGAACATGGTGTTCTTTATTTTTGTCACATCACCAATCCTATCCTACGCATTGACAAACCTTTTAAATTCCCTAATAATCAACATAGGGAATTTTCCCATAAACTGATCTTTGAAACAAAGGAGGAAAAGAGTATGGGTAACCAAAAGAAGAAGATCTACGACATGATTGTCGTGGGAGGAGGAAGTGGCGGCATCGCAGGTGCCATTCGGGCAGGACAACTTGGCAAAAATGTATTGTTGGTAGAGTCAGCAATCTTGGGTGGCACATGTGTCAACCTGGGTTGTGTGCCAAAGAAACTGCTTTTCTCTGCTGCAGACTTTATGTCGTCCGTGAAAAACGCTGAGGAGTTTTTCTCGGTTGAGGAAATCATTTTCAGACAGGAAATTTTCAAGAGCAAATCAAGGAATTATATAGGACGACTGGGTAATGATGTATACCCTCAAAAACTCAACGAGGCAGGGGTTGAGGTTGTTGAAAGTCGAGCACAAAGCATCAGATTGCTCGCCAACAGAAATGGAGTGGAAGTGACGACAGACACACAAAAGAACTTTCACGGCAAAAAAGTCCTCATAGCCACTGGTAGTAAGCCCTATGTTCCCAAAATCAAGGGTGCAGAGCTGGGTATTACCAGTGATGATTTTTGGTTCCTTGAGAAACTCCCCGAAAGCGTTGCGATAGTTGGTGGTGGTTACATAGCCACTGAATTCGCAAACATTCTTCATCGGCTTGGTGTCAAGGTAACCATGCTTATCCGCGGAGAAAATATTTTGCGCGGATTTGATGAGGATATCGTCAGGTTTGTTTCCGAAGAGATGTCTAGTTCAGGCATAACGATCGTCAACAAAGCGAATATCAAGTCGCTGGAAAGGACGAACGGAAAAATCTCTATATGGAACGGACCGACCCCTCTCAATGGGTTTGAAACAGTCATCTGGGCAACCGGACGCATCCCCAACGCAAACTTTGAGGGAATCAAACTCCCTCTGGACGACAAAGGCAAGATACTTGTTGGAAAAGGCAACCAAAAGGTTTTGGGGTCCGAGCGTGTCTATGCCGTGGGAGATGTGTGTAATCGCGGCATGGATTTAACGCCATCTGCCATACATGACGCGAGGCTTCTTATGGAGCTACTCTTCGGCAAGAAAAAGCTTCCCCCTACCGATGCCTTCTCATCCTGTTCAAGCAGTGTTCCAACTGTTGTCTTCAGCACACCGACAATTTGTGCTGTAGGCATAACCGAAAAGGAAGCGAGGGAAAGGTATGGAGAAGCGGTGAATGTGGTTAAGGTCGAGTTTAACAGTCTTGACGGAGCACTTGGAGAAAAGAAGGTGCGCAACACCTACAAGGCTGTTATTGTCGATGAGGAAGGTAGCCCTGAAAATCCTGGGAGCCACATCATAGTCGGTATCCACTTGGCAGGTGGCAAGTATGTTGCGGAAGTGGCACAGCTAATCCCCCTGCTTTTGGAGAAAAAGCTGCAAGACATCAAGCCTGCCCTTGACCACTTGGTCCATCCGACTGCTACAGAGGAGTTGGCAGGAATGATCGTGCGTTACATCTACGAAAAACTTCCTGCTAAGGTCTGCTGAAAGCGAATCGGATGATCTTTATTACTGCCCGCACTCACAGTGCGGGCATTTTTTATAAAAACAAAAAAGATATGCGGCTAAGCATATCTT
The sequence above is drawn from the Candidatus Campbellbacteria bacterium genome and encodes:
- a CDS encoding FAD-dependent oxidoreductase — its product is MGNQKKKIYDMIVVGGGSGGIAGAIRAGQLGKNVLLVESAILGGTCVNLGCVPKKLLFSAADFMSSVKNAEEFFSVEEIIFRQEIFKSKSRNYIGRLGNDVYPQKLNEAGVEVVESRAQSIRLLANRNGVEVTTDTQKNFHGKKVLIATGSKPYVPKIKGAELGITSDDFWFLEKLPESVAIVGGGYIATEFANILHRLGVKVTMLIRGENILRGFDEDIVRFVSEEMSSSGITIVNKANIKSLERTNGKISIWNGPTPLNGFETVIWATGRIPNANFEGIKLPLDDKGKILVGKGNQKVLGSERVYAVGDVCNRGMDLTPSAIHDARLLMELLFGKKKLPPTDAFSSCSSSVPTVVFSTPTICAVGITEKEARERYGEAVNVVKVEFNSLDGALGEKKVRNTYKAVIVDEEGSPENPGSHIIVGIHLAGGKYVAEVAQLIPLLLEKKLQDIKPALDHLVHPTATEELAGMIVRYIYEKLPAKVC
- a CDS encoding ATP-binding cassette domain-containing protein — protein: MAKIEFKGVTKEYDNTNALHNVSFRVGNNEFITLTGYSGSGKTTLLKLLLTEEEPTFGEVFVDEIDIHNLSKGELIDYRRQIGAIFQDFRLLKNKTVFENVAFVMEACGVPDEIIEEDVPYVLQLVNLSEKSDSFPRQLSGGEQQRVAIARAIVMRPEIIIADEPTGNLDPLNSYEVIDILKQINKLGHTIILTSHDKGVVKSVGGRVITLEDGSVVRDNNKGEYSV